Genomic window (Tepidisphaeraceae bacterium):
CTGGAAGAATCCGCCACGCTTTGATGTCGGGATGTTCGTATACGCTCTCGCCGTCCACGAGGCCCACGTCACGCAACAGGCTCGCGTACGCCGACTCGGCACGATAGAACGCACCATCGTCTTCTACAACGCGGCTTGTGGTGCTCACGCGTCGTTCCCCGCGTTCATGAACCGGCTGATGCCCGGTTTGAAGATCACCTTGCCGTCCACCACAACCAGTTCCTCGTCCAGGAACAACTGCACCGACTTGCTCAGCACATGCGCTTCCAGTTCGAGGCCCTTGCGCTTCACGTCGTCCAGCGAATCCTGGCCGACGTTGATGTGGAAGACGTCCTGCAGGATGACCGGGCCTTCGTCGAGCTGTTCGGTGACGAAGTGGGCCGTGCAGCCGTGCACGCGCACGCCGCTCTCGTAGGCCTGCTTGTATGGGGCTGCCCCGGGGAAGTAGGGGAGCAGCGAGGGGTGAATATTGATGATCTTGTGGCGGTACTTCTGTACCAGCGTCGGGGGCAGGATGCGCATGTAACGCGCCAGCACGACGAGGTCGGCCGCGTACTGCTGCAACTGGTCGGCGAGCCACTTGAAGTGCGCCTCAAGGTCGCTGGCCGACTGCCACGCGAACGGCACACCGGCGGCCTTGGCGATCGGTTCGAGATCGGGATGGTTCCCGAGGATCACCGCGACCTCACCATGTAGTTTGCCGTGGTGGGCATCTTCCAGCAGTTGTTCGAGGCAGTGCGCTTCCTTACTCACCAAAAGCGCAACCTTGCGTTTGCGCGCTTGCGAGTGCAGGTGGACGCGCACCTCCATGTCGATCTTCTGCCCGAGGCTGAGCAACCCGGTGATCAGGCCGCCCAGGTCGGTGGTGACCTCCTTCAGGTCGACGAGCATGTCCATGACGAAGAACCCGCGCACGACGCGCTGTTCGATGTCCTCGATGTTCACGCCGCGCTCGGCGAGGTACGTCGCGAATTGCGCGACGACGCCTTTCTGGTCCTTCCCCAAGACGCTGACGACGGCTAACACGTTGGCGGGCAAAGTTGGAACTCCTTCGCGGTCAATAACAGGAATAAGCAGGCATCCATCACTTCTTCGACGTTACCAGTGTAACCCGGCAACGCATCGCCGGTAAGCGGTCGGGTGGCGATTGGGGCGCGGTGCGAGTAAGAGCCGCTACCAGCACATCGTAGCGGCAGCTTTTCGTGGCACGGGTTTTCAACCCGTGATTTTCTCGAGGGGGAACACGGGTTGAAAACCCGTGCCACGCTGCGATCAACTGATAGCCGCTGTAGACCGGGCGTGCTGCGGCGGGAACGACGTGCGATCCGCAGGGGCGTGGCTACGCCCCACGGCAGCCGGCGAGCCGCTTGCGTTATCGGACAACCCTAGAGGGTCATTCGACGTCTGCGAGGTCATTTCACATGCATGTGAAGTCGTTTGACATGCATGCCAGGTCGTTTGACATGCATGCCAAGTCGCTTGACATGCATGTCAGGTCGTTTGACATGCATGTCAGGTCGTTTGACATGCATGTCAAATCGTTTGACATGCATGTCAAATGGCTTCACATGCATGTCGAATGGCGTGCTGTCACGCGTCAGTGTGCCGGAAAGGATTTTTGTGGCCCTATTATTGGCCGTCGGCGATTGGGGTGGGCTGGGCACCGTATGACGGATCACGCGCTGGCGAAACCCATGTCATCCCGAAGGGAGCCTTTGCGACCTGAGGGATCTCCCAAGGCCCGCACCGTCAGTCGGTCGAGATCCCTCAGGTCGCCTTAGGCTCCCTTCGGGATGACAACCCTGCGTGTGGGCACTCACTTGATCCGGCAGGCAGTGCCTGACGAGACATCGGCGGGCGGGGTCACTCGCCGCTGAACCGTGCGCCCAGCAGGGCCATGAAGCGGGTCGTGTTGTCGTGGTAGATCTTCTGCAGCACCTCGTCCGGTAGCGCCAGGCCGCGCAGGGTGGGCTGGGCGTCGGGGGGCAGGTCGGGGTCGGTGATCGGGCTTTCACCGACGTAAGCCGTCTCCCAGAGCTTGCGGTGGCACCAGAATCGGCTGGCATAAAAATCGAAGTCGCGATCGTCGCCGCTCACCTGGTCGGAACCGAACAGGATGCGGTCCTGATTGCGGATCATAAAATCACGAGCGGCGTCGCGGCGGGCGCTGATCTCGCGCACCATCCAGCGCGTCGCGCTGCAGTCGAGCCATAGATCAGGGAACTTGTCCAGCAGCCGTTGCAGGCGTGGCAGGTTCTCTGGATTGCCACCCAGATGCGCGCCCAGCCAGGGGTGACCGCGATAGGCTTCGAGGGTGTCTTCCCAGAGCTTGTAGTGTTCCTCGCGCTGGCCGTACCGGCCGCAGTCGGTGTACTTGGAACAGTACCAGGTGTCGGGGTCGCCCACGTGGGTCATGATCGCCATCTTGCGGGCGACCAGCTCGTCCATCACCCGGCGAATGGCGGGGCTGTCGAGGCGAAGTTTAGAAGCCTCCATGGTCGCCGGCGCCATGTGGAACTTGGCGATGCGGCTGCCCAGGTTGTAGAAGGCCTCGATCTTCAACAGCCAGTCGTCCAGGAAGTTGGGCGACGGGTCGCGCCACTTCGGAATCGCGATGAAGTGCAACCGGCCGGGCCAATCGCGCGCGAGCGTGAGGGCCTCTTCGATCGGCGTCATCGTGATGAAGGTGTTAATGCCGTAATGGTCGGCCGCTTCGAACCACGGCTTGGCGTGCTTGGCGGCGAACAGGTGACAGTGGGCGTCGATGACGGTGCCGCGCACCTTCGGCCGGGGCATGGGGGCGCGAAAGTCGATGTGCGTGCGGTTGTAGTCGGCAGGCACCGCCGGCGCGAACGCCGGTGGGGGCGGCGGGGCTTCAACCAGGGTGGGTGCGGCGACGGTGGTCATCTTGCTGGCGAATGGTAGCGGTGGACTGGCGGGCGAGACAAGCCACGGCACGCGTTATGAACCGCCGTCGGCGATGTTATAGCGCAACTTTCACAGATGCGTCGGGCTTATCCCATTCGTCCTGCTCGAACTGGCGCGTCAGATCGACGATGACGTGCTTGCGGTCGTCCAGCTTCACCGCGTACCGCGGCAACGGCTTGTACGCCGGCCCGCGCAACGGCACGCCCTCGGGCGTGAACTTGCACCGGTGACACGTGCAGCTGTACCCCGCGCCGGTCCTGCGGACGACGCATCGCTCCTTCGTGCAGAAGCTGCTGGAGACGAACAGCCGATCCTTCGTCCGCACGACGAAGAAGTTCGGGTAACTGTTGGCGAACGTGTCGGCGATCCCCTCGCCAAAGTCGGATAGCGGGCCGGCATCGTACGACTCTTCCTTCGACGCCGCGGCGAAGATTTCAGCCGCCCGCGCCATGCCACCGAACGCCGCGAGGCAGAGCGTTGCGCCACTTGCGATGAGGAACTGTCGGCGGGTGGGGTACTCGTACATCACGTTGAGGAATGATAGGCGCTGGTCCGTCTGCGAAACCGCTAGCGGGACCCGAAATTCAATATCCTTCCAGAAGGCTCGTCAGGGGTTGTGATACAACACGATTACGCGCTCCGACCGTGGCATGGGCGTCTCGCCCATGCGTGTGGTAAGGCCAACGGTCTGGATTTGGATCAGCGGCTTGGCCAGCGCAGCAGCCAGCAAATCGCATTTCCCATTCCATTCCACAGGCATGGGCGAGACGCCCATGCCACGGCCAGAGCGGACGCGGCATTATCCTTCAACACCCCTCTGAGGATGCCACTCTAATCAGAGGGTCTAAAACGCCAACGTCATCTGTTCCCCCACCGCGGGCACGCGGGCAGCGGGGGCGAGCCATGGCGTGGGCGAAAAAGGCTCGGCCAACGTCAGCCGTGGGGCGATGCGCGCATCGGATGCGAAGTAATCGCGCAACAGCACCGGACAATTGCAATCGCGGCTGCGATGCAGCAGCACCACGTGGGCCGGCAGCGGGGTTAGCGTGGCGTCGCAGCGGGCGAAGATCGCCTTTACCGCCGCCAGTGCCTGGCTGTTGGACAGGTGACCGCGGCCACCGGTGATGCGATGCTGCAGGAACATCGGTCGGCCAGACAGCCGCTGCATCTGCGGGTCGTAGTTGCTTTCGATCGCGAGGATGTCGACGCCGGTGAACCGCTCGATGAGGTAAGGCGGCACCCGACCGAGGTCGGTCGCGAAGCCGATGCGCACGCCGTCGCTGGTGATTACGTACCCGTGCGAGCCGTGCTCGTCGTGCGCCAGTGAGATCGGCGAGACGTTCACGCCAGGCAGCGGTTCAAAATCGCCATCGAACGGCACGACGAGCCTTTGGAACGCATCGAAACCGGAGCATTCCTGGGCCTTGTACAGCAGTTGTTTCGCCCGGCTGAAGTGCACGTAGACCCGCACTCCGTTGGCGGCGAGCGTGTTGACCCAATTGCAGGAGAAGTGGTCGCTGTCGAGGTGCGTCAGCACGAGCGCCCGCACGTCGGCGACGGTGACACCCGTGTTCTGCAGACGCTTCAGGATCGCGCGCGGCCCGATGCCCGCATCGATCATCAGCACGCCGCCCGGCGTTCGCAGGACCGACGCGTTGCCGCTCGACCCGCTGCCCAGGATGGAAAGTTCGACCGACGTCCGTGTCATCGTTAGGGGATTGTGGGGATGCCGTTTTCGTTATGCAAGCGCGGCCGTGGGAAAGAGACGGTTCAATCTCTTTCACAATCGAGCCTAGGCATTCGTACCTTGCCACGCGGGTTCGCCCCTGTAAGATTCGGCCAACCATGGCAAACGAAACCTTCCCCATCGATCTCAAAGCCCTCAAGCCCCTCAAGCTCGACCCCAAAGTAAACACGCTGACGGACGAGCAGGCCGCGACGCTGCAGTTCAACATCGATCTGTGCCGCGACGCGATCGTCTTCTTCACGGCGCTCGCCGGGGCCAAGGGGCTGAGTGGGCACACCGGTGGGGCGTACGACACCGTGCCCGAGGCGTTGATCGTCCGCGCGTTCATCGATGGTGGGGCGCCGATCGTGCCGCAGCTGTACGACGAGGCCGGCCACCGCGTGGCTACGGTTTACCTCAACAGCGTGCTCGACGGGCACATGCCGGCCGAGAAGTTGCTGCATTACCGTGAGTTCAACGAGGGCCTGCCCGGTCACCCGGAAAAGCTGCTGACGCCCGGCGTCGAGTTCAGCTCCGGCCGGCTTGGGCACATGTGGGCCCACTGCAACGGCATCGCGATGGCCAACCCGGGCAAGGCCGTCGTCGTGCTGGGGTCGGACGGCAGCCAGATGGAAGGGGACAACGCCGAGGCCGCCCGCTTGGCGGTCGGCAAGAAGCTGAACGTGAAGATGCTGATCGACGACAACAACGTCACGATCGGCGGGCACCCGCAGCAGTACATGCAAGGCTACGACCTATCGCGCACGCTCGCGGGCTACGGGTTGCAGATCGAGACCGTGCTGGGTGAGGATTACAGCTCGCTGTACGCCGGCCTGGCCCGCACGTTCTCGGACGACCAGCCGCGTGCCCTGATCATCATGCGCAAGATGGCGCCCGGCATCGAAGGGGCCGAGGGTCACCCCCACGCCCACGAGGTGCTGAAGGTCGACATCGCGGCCAAGTACCTCGAGAAGCGCGGCCACACGAAGGCCATCGAGATGCTCAAGAGCGCGCCGAAGATGGACAAGAGCCCCATCACCTACAAGGGTTCCAGCGGCGCCGGCAAGAACCGCGATGACTTCGGCAAGGTGATCAACGAGATCATCGGCGCGATGTCTCAGGAAGAACGGCTGGCGACGGTGCGCGTGTTCGACAACGACCTGGAAGGCTCGTGCGGTCTGCACCACATTCACAAGAAGTTCCCCGAGATCTTCGTGCAAGCCGGCATCATGGAGCGCGGCAACTACGCCGCGGCGGCGGGCTTCGGTAGCGTGGAGGGCAAGCAGGGCATCTACGGCACGTTCAGCGCGTTCCTGGAGATGTGCGTCAGCGAGATCACGATGGCGCGCCTGAACTTCTCGAACGTGCTGGCCCACTTCAGCCACAGCGGCGTCGACGACATGGCCGACAACACGTGCCACTTCGGCATCAACAGCTTCTTCGCCGACGGTGGCGTGCGGCCCGGCCACGGTGAGGACACGACGCGCCTTTACTTCCCCGCCGACCAGCACCAGTTCGCGGCGTGTATCAAGCGCATCTTCAATGACAAGGGCCTGCGCTTCCTCTTCAGCACCCGCGCCCCGGTGCCCGATTTGCTCGACGACGCCGGCAAGCCGCTGTACCAGGGCAAGGACTTCGAGCCCGGCAAGGACTACGTCGTTCGCGACGGTGGCGACAAGGCCGGCTATGTGATCGCGGTCGGCGAGACGGTCTACCGTTCGCTGGACGCAGTCATCGGCTTGAAGGAGCAGGGGACGAACGTCACGCTGGTGAACAAGCCGTCGCTGAACGTCTACGACGAAGCGATGATGAAGAAGTACGCCGCCGCGCCTTGGGTGATGGTGGTGGAAGGCTACAACGTCAAGACCGGCCTCGGCAGCCGCTTCGGCACGCAGTTGCTGAAGCGCGGCTTCAAGGGCAAGTACAACAACATCGGCGTCCACCTCGAAGGCCCCGGCGGCCTGTGGCAACAAATGGGCTTCCAAGGGCTTGACCCCACGGGGATTGCGAAGGGGATCAAGGAACTGGCGTAGAGGCCGGCGTCAACGTGGGCGTGAGCCGGCCAATACGTGTGTCGGCGCCGCGCATCCAGATGCCGCCAGCGGCATCGGCCCAAACTGTTGCGGTGGGATCGGTCAGCGAGCTGAACGGCGTCGCCCAGGTCATCATCGGCTCGTTCGTCAGCGAAGCGCCATCGGCCGAAAGCTTCACGCGTGACACGCCGGTCACGCCCACGGCCCACAGGGTGCCCGCCTCCGCCTCTAAGAGGCGGGTCGAGCGGTCTAGATCCTGGATTTGCGTCGACGCCGTTCGGCCCGTGGCGTCGATGACCCGCAGCGTCGTGCCGTCGCGTAGCCACAACCGCCCGGCGCGGTCGGTCGCGAAACCCTGACCGGCCACGTTGACCGGCATTAGTTTGCCCGCGGCGTAGCGATAGGTCCTGAATATCCCGTCCGAACCGGCTACCGAGAACCATCCGGCTTGGCCGTTCACGTCAACGAGCGTCGGCACACCCTCGATTGTCTCGCCGCCGGGTAACGGTGTTCGGATCATCCGTCCGGCCTCATATTTTAGGCCCCATAGGCAGCGCCTCCCGTAGTCGTGAATCACTACCGTCTGCCCGTCGTCCAAGCTGCCCAGTATTGTGTAGAAATCCGATATCGGCGGCTTCAGTTGCGGCGGGACATCCCGCTTCGATGTGGGCTGACCAGTTTCGGGCGGCGCAAAGCGTTCGGCCATCACGGTGGCATAGTCGCTGGCGAACGGCGACCACGCGTCGTGCCAGTCCTTGCCGTCGAAGTACTCAAGGACGCTCGTTCGCTCGATGAGGTGTAGGGTCTCGGTCTTGTTGGCGATGAAGGCCGCCGTTTCCCCAAGAAACCACAGCCCACGGCCGCGGTCGGACCCAATGCGGAACGTGGATTGCCGGTTGCCCATGTTGTGCTGTGGGATGAAGTCCCGCGGCGCGTGTCGTGCGAACGCCGTGGCGTGCGCGTTGATCAGCGCGCGGCTCGACTTGAATGGCCCCAGCCATCGCCCGTCGACATACAGGAAGCAGTCGGAGGAGCCATAGTCCTGCCGGATGACACGCGGGCGCAGCCAAACAATGGCGGCCTTGTCATCTAGGGGCCATAACATTTCGGCGATCGTGTCGGCGGGACCGGGAATGTTTATTGGGGTGGCCGTGCCATCGGCGCGAAGTTCGTACAGCTGACGCATCGCCGTCCATGCGGTCGAGGCGCCGGCGCGCGTGCGGTACAGCGCAGAGGCGCCATCGAGGTACGCCAGTGGGTAATCGTTCGCCGCATCCGGAATGGCCAGGTTGCAGACGTAGGTGCCGCCGTCGGCGCCTTCGTAGAAGATGCGGCCACCGTTGACGTCGTCGCCGATCATCACGCGCTTCAGCTCGATCCCGAACGGCTTGTTCGACCGGGACAAAACCTGCGATCCCACGGAAAACGATTTGTTGCCGATGAACAGTGCTTCGCCGGTGTCGACGTACATTTCAGCAATCGACGAATCTTTGTAGTGGAACGTGCCTTTGTCGACGAGCGGGGTGAACGACCACTGACCCGCAGGCGTGACGGTCAGGATGCCGTCCCCGAGCAACCGGCCCGTCAGCTTGTCCGCACATTCCTCGACGTAGAAGCGGGTCTGTCCATCAGCCCTATGTGACAGGAAGAGCGGCCAGCGGACCTTGAATCGGCCACCTAGCAATGGCACGGACGGCGCGTCGGCAGTGGGTGATAGAAGGGTAGCCAACTCGCGCTTGGCGAACCCCAGGAGCACGCGAGCCTGCCCCGGGTGCGCCGACTCGTCCGCCAGCGCAGCGTCTACCTCCACCGCGCCCGCGGGGCCGAGCCGCATCAATGCGGCCAACGCATCCATCATCGGCACGGCGTCCGTTTCGCTTAGCCGCTCGATCAACCTGCGCGCGGCGACTCGGTTGGGGTTGTCCTCGGCCATCGGACCGCTAGCGGTGGGCCATGCCAACTCGACGGCGTCGTGTTCCGTGTACGTCAAGATTGACCCATCGGGCAACGCG
Coding sequences:
- a CDS encoding MBL fold metallo-hydrolase, with the protein product MTRTSVELSILGSGSSGNASVLRTPGGVLMIDAGIGPRAILKRLQNTGVTVADVRALVLTHLDSDHFSCNWVNTLAANGVRVYVHFSRAKQLLYKAQECSGFDAFQRLVVPFDGDFEPLPGVNVSPISLAHDEHGSHGYVITSDGVRIGFATDLGRVPPYLIERFTGVDILAIESNYDPQMQRLSGRPMFLQHRITGGRGHLSNSQALAAVKAIFARCDATLTPLPAHVVLLHRSRDCNCPVLLRDYFASDARIAPRLTLAEPFSPTPWLAPAARVPAVGEQMTLAF
- a CDS encoding amidohydrolase family protein → MPWLVSPASPPLPFASKMTTVAAPTLVEAPPPPPAFAPAVPADYNRTHIDFRAPMPRPKVRGTVIDAHCHLFAAKHAKPWFEAADHYGINTFITMTPIEEALTLARDWPGRLHFIAIPKWRDPSPNFLDDWLLKIEAFYNLGSRIAKFHMAPATMEASKLRLDSPAIRRVMDELVARKMAIMTHVGDPDTWYCSKYTDCGRYGQREEHYKLWEDTLEAYRGHPWLGAHLGGNPENLPRLQRLLDKFPDLWLDCSATRWMVREISARRDAARDFMIRNQDRILFGSDQVSGDDRDFDFYASRFWCHRKLWETAYVGESPITDPDLPPDAQPTLRGLALPDEVLQKIYHDNTTRFMALLGARFSGE
- a CDS encoding formyltetrahydrofolate deformylase, whose amino-acid sequence is MPANVLAVVSVLGKDQKGVVAQFATYLAERGVNIEDIEQRVVRGFFVMDMLVDLKEVTTDLGGLITGLLSLGQKIDMEVRVHLHSQARKRKVALLVSKEAHCLEQLLEDAHHGKLHGEVAVILGNHPDLEPIAKAAGVPFAWQSASDLEAHFKWLADQLQQYAADLVVLARYMRILPPTLVQKYRHKIINIHPSLLPYFPGAAPYKQAYESGVRVHGCTAHFVTEQLDEGPVILQDVFHINVGQDSLDDVKRKGLELEAHVLSKSVQLFLDEELVVVDGKVIFKPGISRFMNAGNDA
- a CDS encoding Rieske 2Fe-2S domain-containing protein; the encoded protein is MYEYPTRRQFLIASGATLCLAAFGGMARAAEIFAAASKEESYDAGPLSDFGEGIADTFANSYPNFFVVRTKDRLFVSSSFCTKERCVVRRTGAGYSCTCHRCKFTPEGVPLRGPAYKPLPRYAVKLDDRKHVIVDLTRQFEQDEWDKPDASVKVAL
- a CDS encoding transketolase C-terminal domain-containing protein, with amino-acid sequence MANETFPIDLKALKPLKLDPKVNTLTDEQAATLQFNIDLCRDAIVFFTALAGAKGLSGHTGGAYDTVPEALIVRAFIDGGAPIVPQLYDEAGHRVATVYLNSVLDGHMPAEKLLHYREFNEGLPGHPEKLLTPGVEFSSGRLGHMWAHCNGIAMANPGKAVVVLGSDGSQMEGDNAEAARLAVGKKLNVKMLIDDNNVTIGGHPQQYMQGYDLSRTLAGYGLQIETVLGEDYSSLYAGLARTFSDDQPRALIIMRKMAPGIEGAEGHPHAHEVLKVDIAAKYLEKRGHTKAIEMLKSAPKMDKSPITYKGSSGAGKNRDDFGKVINEIIGAMSQEERLATVRVFDNDLEGSCGLHHIHKKFPEIFVQAGIMERGNYAAAAGFGSVEGKQGIYGTFSAFLEMCVSEITMARLNFSNVLAHFSHSGVDDMADNTCHFGINSFFADGGVRPGHGEDTTRLYFPADQHQFAACIKRIFNDKGLRFLFSTRAPVPDLLDDAGKPLYQGKDFEPGKDYVVRDGGDKAGYVIAVGETVYRSLDAVIGLKEQGTNVTLVNKPSLNVYDEAMMKKYAAAPWVMVVEGYNVKTGLGSRFGTQLLKRGFKGKYNNIGVHLEGPGGLWQQMGFQGLDPTGIAKGIKELA